One Ostrinia nubilalis chromosome 6, ilOstNubi1.1, whole genome shotgun sequence genomic region harbors:
- the LOC135072405 gene encoding ELAV-like protein 1 — protein MMANSLDTVNANQPTQNGSKVQPCNNESKTNLIVNYLPQTMTQEEIRSLFSSVGEVESCKLIRDKVTVFPDHILNGQSLGYAFVNYHKAEDAEKAVNTLNGLRLQNKIIKVSYARPSSDAIKGANLYVSGLPKHMTQQELEKLFSPYGTIISSRILHENMNVGHLLQVGNEDQGGIQGPSRGVAFIRYDQRCEAEAAIRELNGSIPPGGTGPITVKCANNPSNQNKALAPLAAYLAPASARRFVGPAGKALLAINKGLQRFSPLADPLIQGNALGGSGWCIFVYNIGADTEESILWQLFGPFGAVQSVKIIRDPTTNKCKGYGFVTMTNYDEAVVAIQSLNGYSLNGQVLQVSFKTNKSKS, from the coding sequence ATGATGGCAAATTCACTTGACACAGTAAACGCGAACCAACCCACGCAAAATGGTAGCAAGGTTCAGCCATGTAATAACGAGTCCAAGACTAATCTCATAGTTAATTATTTGCCGCAAACGATGACTCAGGAAGAGATACGGTCACTGTTCTCGAGCGTCGGCGAAGTAGAAAGTTGCAAGCTAATTAGAGACAAAGTGACAGTCTTTCCTGACCACATCCTGAACGGTCAAAGTCTTGGTTACGCCTTCGTTAATTACCACAAGGCGGAGGACGCGGAGAAGGCTGTGAACACTCTGAATGGATTGAGATTGCAGAACAAAATCATCAAAGTCTCGTATGCTCGACCTAGTTCCGACGCAATCAAAGGCGCCAACCTCTACGTATCAGGTCTACCGAAACATATGACTCAGCAAGAGTTGGAGAAGCTCTTTAGCCCCTACGGAACCATCATCAGCTCACGCATTCTACATGAGAACATGAATGTTGGGCACTTACTCCAGGTGGGAAATGAAGACCAAGGAGGCATTCAGGGCCCTTCAAGAGGCGTCGCGTTCATCCGATACGACCAGCGGTGTGAAGCAGAAGCAGCTATACGTGAGTTGAATGGATCTATACCGCCTGGTGGTACCGGCCCAATTACAGTCAAGTGTGCAAACAATCCAAGCAACCAGAACAAGGCATTAGCTCCATTGGCCGCATACCTGGCTCCAGCTTCGGCACGTCGCTTCGTCGGACCCGCAGGGAAGGCACTGCTTGCTATCAACAAAGGGCTCCAAAGATTTTCTCCCCTGGCTGACCCACTGATCCAAGGTAACGCTCTAGGTGGTTCGGGTTGGTGCATCTTTGTGTACAATATTGGAGCTGACACTGAGGAAAGTATCCTGTGGCAGCTTTTTGGCCCATTCGGTGCCGTCCAGAGTGTTAAAATAATAAGAGATCCTACCACCAACAAATGTAAAGGATATGGGTTCGTCACTATGACTAATTATGATGAAGCGGTAGTCGCGATCCAGTCCTTGAACGGTTACTCACTGAACGGTCAAGTACTGCAGGTCAGCTTCAAAACGAACAAGAGtaaatcttaa